The DNA region GTTTTACAAATTCGTCGGATGACATGGGTTGTGCCTGATTGATTTTTGCCGCGTTTTGTACCTCCCTGTCGGAGGAGACAACAACCCAATTTTTTGCGGATTTCCCCATTTTGTTCAGCCGCGCGCGGATGGCAGAGTCCGCGGTTTGCCCGAGGCGGATGAAATGTGCTCGGACAGTACCCAGGTTTCGGGTCCCAGCATGACCCGGCGGCGCGCCGTCGAAATACACCTCCACTTTATGACGTTTCAGGCGCGCGAAGTCCTGTAAGACTCGACCCAACTCCAATTCGTCATCGGGTTCATCGAGGCGCAGACCCAGCTTTGGGATCAGGTTGTGACCGTCGATCAGGTAGGGCATGACGTGATTTTACTTGATAAAAAGAGACGGTCACCTTGGGAGTGACCGTCTCTTGCTCATGCCGCTTCGGTTACGACTGTCTTCACATCGAATGTGGGTGGATGCTCCAGTGTTTTCTTCACCTTGCACAGTTCCGCCGAGCGAATCAGCGCGGCATGATACTGCTCCGGGAACGTGGGCGGAACCTGGATTTCCAATTCGATATTATCCATCATCCCGGTGGCGGGGTTGGCGTGGTTGCGTTGAATGATGCGGATGCCGTCGGTAGGCAGGTCGCGTTGTTTGCAAAAGCCAAGCACATAAATTCCCGCGCAGGTCCCGATCGAAGCCAAAAACAGCTCGAACGGCATCGGCGCGGAATCCGCAGGCGGCTGGTCGGTTCCAATCGTGTGTCCACGGAAGTGGGCGTCCACCTTCAGTCCGCCCGGAAAGTCAATTAGCATCTCCATGAGAAGCCCTCCAAAAAAGTTATGATTGTCATATATTTGTGACATCGTGTACTGCGTGGATTTTACCCCTCAATTCCTAAAACGAACCTTTCTTTTTTGAAATCGCCCAATTTTGCGCATCAGGCATCAAACGAATAAGCCCGCCCTCCGTATATAAAACATGTGTATTCAAATCGAATATAATAAACGGATGTTCAAAGGAGACACCAATGTCAAAAAATAAAACCGATATCACCGTCACGCAGCAGGAAGGCGGCGTGGTGCGCAATATCCTTAACCAGTTGAAACTTATCTTCCGCCTGATGGGAGACCGCCGCGTCAGTTTCTTCGCAAAACTGATCCCCGTCGGAACGCTGATCTATCTCGTCTCCCCGGTGGATGCCATCTCCATTCCCGTCATCGGTGTGGTGGACGACGCCGCCCTGCTCTGGCTCGGCTCGTACATCTTCACCGAACTCTGCCCGCCCGAGGTCGTCGCCGAGCATATGAAATCGCTCACCAGCAACCTGCAATCCGGCAATGACGATGATGTGGTGGATGCGGAAACCACGGATGTGAACGAATAATGAAACCGCTATGGATGGTTTTCCTCGCGTTCGCTCTTCTCGCTTGCGGAGGAGCAAACGTGGACACCGCCGCTCCCCCGACTGCAACGCCTCCTTCCCCGCCGACAGCTGTCCCAGCCACCCAAACCGAATCCCAGCCCGAACCTGCCACATCAACGTCCACGCAGGTTCCCGCTGTGAACGAATTTCCCAACCCGGCGGATTATGAATGGCGTCTTATCGCCAGCGGACTGAACTATCCGCTCGATATCCAGCCTGCCAATGACGGCTCGGGCAGGTTGTTCATTGTCGAAAAAGCCGGCATCATTCGCATTTTCCAGAACGATCAGATCGTCAACCCGCCGTTCCTGAACATCACCGACCGCGTGAACAACAGCGGCTTTGAGACGGGATTGCTCGGTCTGGCGTTTCACCCAGATTATGAACAGAACGGCTATTTCTACGTCAATTACATCGGCGCGGACGGGAACACCCGCGTTTCGCGTTTTAGCGCCAGCGGCAACTCTGCGGACCCGAGTAGTGAAAAATTCCTGCTGGGCATCGAACAGCCCTACCAGAATCACAACGGCGGCGGAATGTCATTTGGTCCGGATGGCTATCTCTACATTGGCGTAGGTGACGGCGGCTCTGCCGGCGACCCCGGAAAGCATGGACAGGATCCCAAGACCCTGCTTGCCACGCTTGTGCGCATTGACGTGGATAACGGCGACCCGTATGTCATACCGGCGGACAATCCCTTTGGCAATGAGGTCTGGGCGTTCGGGCTTCGCAATCCCTGGCGCTTTTCCTTTGACCGTGCAACCGGAGACCTATGGATCGCCGACGTTGGGCAGAACCGCTGGGAGGAGATCAACTATCTGCCAGCCGGCTCACCCGGCGGAGCGAACTTCGGCTGGAGTGTTATGGAGGGCAGCCAGAGATTCGGCGGAGCACAACAGCCCACCATGATCCTGCCAGTGGCGGAATACGGACGGGAATTCGGCTGTTCGGTTACAGGTGGATACGTCTATCGCGGCGCGTTGCCGGAGTGGAACGGAGTATATTTCTACGGCGATTATTGCTCGGGAAATGTCTGGGGTTTGACCCTCTCGAATGGTCAGTGGCAGTCTCAGGTCCTGTTCGAGGCGGATGTCCGTATCACATCTTTTGGACAGGATGAATCGGGAGAGATCTATCTCGTCAATGACGCGGGTAATATGTATGTCCTTGTCAAAAAATAAGGACTCATCATATCCAAAATAAGCGTTTTGTCATACAACTTTGTGACGCCTGTCACTGGCATGACAGGCGTTTCTCTCTTAAACTGGAGACATCAGAGTAAAGGAGGCAGATATGGCAGAAAAGATTTGGCAGGTCGAAAAAATCAAATTCTGCGAGCATGTGGGGCAGGAAGTCGCCATCGAGAATGAAGTGGTGTACCCCGCTGAGCATCTGCCTGAACAGTCCCCGCGTATCCTTGCGCACCGCTGTTCCCACGCTCTTGAGTGCAACCTGCTGGACAAGCCAGCTTGCGCCTTGTGCGGAACCAATCCTGATTTCAATATTGTGTGATCGAGCAACGTGAATTTGCTCTTCCAAACTCTCTCCTCCCTCTGAGTTGGTCTTAAGGCTACGCCGCGTGAGAACGCGGCGTATGCCGTTAAATTCCCAGAAAATCCGCCACGCTGGGGTCGAGCGTCTGGCTGGCGAGTTGGTCCGGCGTGCCGGTTTGCATGAGCTTGCCATTCAGCAAAATCGCCAGGCGGTTGCCTAATTTCCGTGCTTCTGCCAGATCGTGGGTGATGAAGATCGTTGTCACCCCGTTTTCGGGGAGAATACGCCCCAAGTCATCGATTAGGCGCGTGCGGGTGGGGGAATCGAGCGCGGAAAAAGGCTCGTCGAGCAGGAGCAGTTCCGGGTCCAGTACGAGCGCGCGCGCGAGGCTGACGCGCTGTCCCTCGCCGCCCGAAAGTTCGTTTGCGCGGCGTCCAGCCAGATGTGAGATCCCCAACTGCTCCAGCCATTTCTCGACGCGCGGTCCGATCTCCCGTTTGGCAACTCCGCGGAATTTCAAACCGGATGCGACATTCTCATGCACGGACATGTCAAATAGAAGCGGATCCTGCATGACCAGTCCAATGCGGCGCCGATAGTGGAGCGCAGACTCAGCCGCCGCCTGTTTGCCATTGAACCAGATCTCACCGTGTTCAGGTTTAAGCAAACGGGCAAAAGTGAGCAGCAGGGTGCTTTTCCCCGCTCCGTTCGGTCCGACCACTGCCAGTACCTCGCCCTTTTTGACGTTTAGTTCATTTGCTTCCAGTACCAACCGTCCCCCCCGCCGGACCCGTAAATCTTTGATCTGAAGCGCGAAACCGTTTGACATCCGGGAGCTTTGGAATCCGCTTGTCTTAATCTCCACGGCGAAGGCTCCTTTGCTGGATGACTGTCAGCGCCCAATTGACGGCAAAGGTGATGCTCAGCAACAGCACGCTCAACCCAATTGCCATATCGAACTGACCTTTGCCGGTTTCGAGCACAATAGCGGTGGTCAGCACACGCGTCTGAAAGCGGATATTGCCGCCGACCATCATGCTCGCGCCGACCTCCGAGATAACCGCACCGAATCCAGCCATCAATGCCGCCAGCAGGGGCATGCGCGCCTCACGCCACAACATCCAGACCATTTGCGGGGTCGATGCGCCCAGTCCGCGGAGTTGCAGTTGCAGGCGCGGATCGAGCGCTTGCAGGGAGGAGGCTGTCAACCCAGCCACGACCGGAAAGGCAATAATGACTTGAGCGATGATGATGGCGGATGGGGTATAGATGAGCCGCAAGTCGCCGAACGGTCCGGAGCGCCAGAGCATCATCGCCACGAACAAACCAACGACGACCGGCGGCAAGCCCATGCCGGTATTGATCAGGCTCAAGAGCAGAGACCGCCCAGGGAATTTTCCCAGCGCGAGAAGCGTGCCGAGCGGCAAGCCCATCAACAGGCTGATGCCGGTAGCAATGCCTGAGATCTGCAGGGAGAGGGTGGTGATTTGGAAGATTTCGGAGATGAATGAAGTATCCATAAATGAGGCGGTTGAGTGAAGAATGAGTTGACAAGTTTACTGTAAAACCTGCCAACTCATTCCATTGTTGCTCGATCGTGGGAACTTAATCGTCCAAGCCGAGTTCGGACGGGTCGCGTCCCGCATCCGGGAAGAAGAGCGGCATACCGAACTTGTCCACGCCGAATTCTCCGATGATCTTTTGGACGTCCTCGCGTATGATGAATTCCGCGAACGCCAGCGCGCCCTCATAATTGACTTTGGGCCACATGGCGGGATCGACGGTCATGACGTGGTAAATATTCAACAGGACGGCATCGCCTTCGACCAGAATCTCAAGGTCGAGTCCGCTCATGAGCGACAGGTATGTGCCGCGGTCCGTAAAGGTGTAGCCTTCGCGCTCGGAGGCGATCGTCAGAGTGGGACCCATGCCCTGTCCGCTGGAGATGTAGAAATCGGGCGAGAAGGTTGCGGGGTCGAGTTCGGCGTTTTTCCACAGGGCTAGTTCGGCTTTGTGCGTGCCGGAATCATCGCCGCGGGTAACGAAGGGGGACTGGGTTTCAGCAATCGCTTTGTAGGCATCCACGACGTTCATGCCTCTTATGCCTGCCGGGTCGGAAGCAGGACCGACGATGACAAAGTCATTGTGCATGACAAGAAAACGGTCTTTGACGACGCCGGCATCCACCAGCACCTTTTCAGCGGCGGGAGCATGAGCAAGCAGGACATCCGCGTTGCCTTCTTCACCCATCTTGAGAGCCGCGCCGGTGCCGACCGCGATGGTCTGCACGACGTAACCGGTCTCTTCCTGGAACATCGGCACAAGCACATCCAGCAGACCCGAATCCTGGGTGGACGTGGTGGTCGCCAGAATGATGTTCGGGTTGGCAGGCGGGAGAACTTCCGTTGGAGCCTCGGTTGGCGGGACTTCAACAACGGGCACCTCGGTAGCCGCCGGGGCTTCGGGAGGCGGAGCTTCCGTGGGAGCGGGCGAGGCGCATGCCGTCGCCACCAAGGCGAGAGCAAGCATGAGCGTAACGAACAGATTAAGTTTTGTGTTTTTCATACTTTTTATCCTTTGTCTGAAATGAGGTTCACCGCGTTTGTCCGGTGGTAATCCCAAAAACATACCTTTTCAATTAAATTTTTCCTTAATTGAAAAATAAAAAAACTGATCCCCTATCCAACCACTCAAGAAAGGGATCGACGGGCTACTCTACAGCCACCATCACATTGGACGCCTTGATCACGGCATAGGCTTCCTTGCCTTTCTTCAGCCCCAAACTTTTGACCGATGAATTCGTGATAATGGAAACGACCTGCAAACCGCCCGCCACCTCGATCGTCACCTCGGAATTAACCGCGCCCTTGGTGATCTTGACGACTTTTCCCTTGAGGACGTTTCTTGCGCTGAGTTTCTATGGTTTTCTCCTTTTCAATATACCTGCTCGCCGCTATGGAGAGTGCTGTACCCCGTCAATGCGGCAAGCGCCTGTCTGAAATTTGATGTTTGGATGTACTCAAGCAATGGGTTGAGCTCGCGCTCCTCCGCTTGCGGCAGAACCAGATCGTAGCGTTCCTCGAAAAGCGGGATAAATTCCAGCCCGTGCCGGCGTGCGGCGGCTTGCAGACCGAGCGATACATCCGCTTTGTTTTCGTGGATGATGCGAGCCGCTTCGCTATGTGTTTTGACCTGATCCCCGTACCCGTTTATTTTCTCCACCGGAAGTTTTTGCCGCCGCAGTTCGGCATCGAGCCAGATGCGCGTGCCGGAGCCCGCATTACGATTGACGAACCTGACGTCCTCGCGCGCAATATCCGCAATCTTTTTTATGCCTTTCGGATTTCCCGCCGCGAGGATCAACCCCTGTGTGCGGTAGGCAAGCGTGATGATCTCCACATCCCTGTCGGGGAAGAGATGCTTCACGAAGGGAATGTTGTATTCACCGCTTTCATCCAGCAGGTGCGAGCCTGAGATCTGGCACAAGCCCTGCCGCAGGTTGACCAGTCCATCCAGCGAGCCGACAGGCAGGCTGAGAAGATTGAGATGCCTGGAAAGGTGTTCGGCAATGCCTTCCAATGCGATATCGTGACTGCCCGAAAAAATGACAGACGGCTTTTTTCCTTTCGGCAGGACGATCTCCTGCAGGAGAAGCGCATCCGCTTTGGCGCGGTAGAACTTTTCCATCACCTTGCCCGTGCGGCGCACTTCGCTGATCTCGATCAGGTCCGCGGATTCCAATGCCAGGATGTGGTGCCGCACCCAGGCGGGAGACCGCTTCAAGGTCCGCGCAAGATGCGTAAGCGTGGCGGGGGATGCCATCAGCAGGCGCAGGATGTCCATGCGGCGGGAATCCGCAAGGAGTTTGATCTTGTCAAACGACTGGAGCGGAGAGACGGTTTTCATCTGATAAGGAAAAACTTAATTTAAGTCTACCGGTTAAAGTAGGGTGAGTCAAGCATGATTTTTATTTGACATTCATCCGCCCGCGTGATATAAAGCGCGGATAACTGTACTCATCCAGAGAGGCTGAGGGACCGACCCGATGAAGCCTCGGCAACCAAGTAGCTTTTAGCGATTAGTAATTAGCCGTTCGTAACCTGACAGCTAAACACTAGCCGCCGTGCTAAAAAGGTGCCAATTTCGGCAGTGTAGGGGCGACGTCATGTCGCCCGACTCTGGGAGATGAGAGATGATATGCGTGTGCGTGTCGCCTCTCATTGTGAGAGGTTTTTTATTTTCATCATGTGGAGATGTTTTCTCCGACGACTCAACAACATGGAGAATTAGTATGGAAATCGGCGAAACAATTTATGTCACCACCCGCGATGAATTCCGTGCATGGCTGGAGGCAAATCACAAGACCAGCAAAGAGATCTGGTTGATCCAATACAAAAAGGTGACGAAGAAACCATCCATCCCATACGCGGACGCAGTGGAGGAAGCCATTTGTTTTGGCTGGATCGACGGCTTCGAAAAAGGCATGGACGGTGACCGTTATGCCACCCGTTTTACACGCCGCAGGCAGAAATCCCATTGGACGGACACTAATATCGAGCGCGCACGCAGGATGATCGAAGAAGGCAAAATGACCGAAGCGGGGCGGATGTTTTTGCCAAAGGGAATGTAGAATGCACGAAGATGTTTTGTATATTCAGCAGGTGATCGCAAAATTTGCAAACAGTTTTGACGTGAAGGATTGGAATGGGCTGCAAGCCTGTCTCACAGATTCGCTCTTCACCGATTATTCTGACTTGCGCGGCACGCCGCCGCAAACTGTTTCCGCTGCGGACTATGTCAAATCCCGCCGTGAATCGCTCGACCAGTTGAAGCTGCATCATTTGGCCAGCAACTACGAAATCGACTTCCCCGATTCAGGCGGCGCAACCTGCCGCGCATCCATGATCGTGTGGCGCAAATCTGAGACGGAAGAATTTACTTCACACTGTTTCTATATCTTCCAACTTGTGAAACAGAAAGGCGAGTGGAAGATCAGCGGCATCACGCAAAAAGTTTTATGGAATGAAGGTAAATCATCCATTCATTCGGATGCGAAATAGCATGGAAAACGCAGTAGTGATTTCAATTGCATCTGCAGAAGACGCACCTGCCATCGCAAAGTTGAACCTGCTCTTTAACGAAGTGGATGAATCCGCCGAAGCCATTGCCGCCCGCATGAGTGACCCGAATTGCGTGGAGACGGTCATCCTCGCAAACGTTGATGATGAAGCCGTTGGCTTTGCGCTTGTGCGCGTGGTACCAAGTGTTTTGTACGCCGCTCCCCACGCCGAGTTGACCGAGTTGTACGTACTGGAGGAATTCCGTCAGCGCGGCATTGCCAGTCGACTCATTGCTTTCGCTGAACAAATCGCATCTCAAAAAGGTGCGCGCAGCATTCTCGTGCAGACGGGTGATGATAATCTGTCCGCGCTGGCACTTTATAAAAAGCATGGATATGAGGAGTATGATTCGGTGTTGAAGAAGAGACTTTAGTTGGTTTCGTAGGAATGGTCGTAGGCACAATTCTACGCCGGAAGATGTACAAGGATTGATATAAATGATAGATTACACAGCTGTTTTCGAAAGAATAGAGTCATCGCTGATTATAGAAGGTTCAAAATATCTCTCGACTGAGATAATTCGAGAAAATCTGAATCGGTTCAAGCAAATTGAAGGAAAAAAATTTTTGGACAATGAGTTTTATCTAACTATCGTAGATGTTATTTTTTACTCAGGCTTTCGCGCCTCTACGGTCAACTCCAAAATAGATACAATTCACAAACACTTTCCAGACTATGAGGTGGTTGCCGATTACAGCGAGAGCGATATCAACAACATCCTTGCTGACAAAGACATGATTCGAAACCGTAGAAAAGTTGAATCTTGTGTTAAAAACGCTAAGATTTTCAGGACAATCATTCAAAAGCATGGGTCTTTTCAAAAATATATTGACGAGTTCGAAGTACACCAATCCTTTGAGAATCTTTTCATCCTGAAAGAAGAATTGGAGAATAGGTTTTCGGGCTTGGGGAAAATTACGGTCTATCATTTTCTTACAGATATCGGACTACCCGTCTTGAAACCTGACAGAGTAATTTGTCGAATCTTTGAGAGACTGGGTTTAATCTCTTCAAGAGAACAATATCTTGAGGCAATTATTCAAGGCAGAAAATTTGCAGAAGCAACTGGCTATCCAATTCGCTACATTGACATAGTCTTTGTGGCTTACGGACAAGTTCAGTCAAGAGAATTTGGCATTGAGCGTGGCATTTGTTTAGAAACAAATCCATCATGCCATTTGTGCGGAGCAAAAAAATTTTGTAACTACTATTCACAACAATCCGTGAAATCTACGGCTGAGTTTTAGGAGAATAAATGAATCGCAAATACACCAACCGCCGTTACCTCGATGCCCTCGAAAAGAGGGCACCCGGGCTGGCATGTTGCCGGATTCAGGCATGACGAGTAAAACCAACCAGAGGTGCAAAGATGCTTAAAATCACTTCACGTTCCTCCAAAAAAACGCCCATGATCGCAATCATCGGTCCGGATGGGGTCGGAAAATCCACGATCCTGTCGCTGCTAGCCAATGAATACCGGCATAAAAAAATTAAAGGGGTGTTCATTCTTAAACGCTTTAATGAAGAGAACTCCGGGGAACTTGATGAGGGAACTCCCGTTGGAAATTACGCGAAGCCCCCACGTTCCATCCCGGTTACGCTTTTGAAACTGGGCTTCAAGGTTGCTCCATGGCTTTTCAAGTACTACACAAGGCTGCTGCCCATGCGACACTCGGGAACCCTTGTGATATGCGATCATTTTTATTTCCTGATGATCATGCTGGATCCTCTCAAATTCAGGATCAGCGGACCTGATTCCATGAGGAAATTTCTTTACCGTGTGCTGCCGAAACCGGATTTTTACATTTATCTGGATGCGCCGGTGGATGTTGTTTATTCCCGAAAGCAGCAAACCACGCGTGAAGAACTGGCCCAGCTTATCGAGCGGCATCATGAATTTTTATCAGGCATCCCAAACCGGGTCTATGTCGATGCAAACCGCCCGGTTACGGAAGTCATGGTTGATATCAGTCAAACAATCAGCCGGATTATTGATGCCAGCATGGGCGCCGGATGAGTTTTTACCGTTTTTTTATAACCACGCCAAGTTAAAGGATAGTTAAATGAATCGCAAATACACCAACCGCCGTTACCTCGACGCCCTCGAAACGAAAGTCCTCGTTTTCGATGGTGCGATGGGAACGAGCCTGCAAACCCAAGACCTGACCGCTGAGCATTTTGGCGGCGAGCAATACAACGGATGCAATGACTATCTCGTCATCTCGTATCCCGAAGCTGTGGAAAAAGTCCATCGCTCGTTCCTCGAAGTCGGCGTGGATGTGCTGGAAACCGACACCTTCCGCTCGAACCGCCTGACGATGCAGGAATACAACCTGCAAGACCGCATCATCGAGATCAATGTCGCTGCGGCGCAACTCGCCCGCCGACTTGCCGATGAATATGCTGAGAAGACAGGTCAGCCGCGCTTCGTGGCTGGCTCAATCGGTCCAAGCGGCAAACTTCCGTCCACTAACGACCCTGAACTTTCGAACGTCAAATACGACGAACTGATCGATATCTTCCGCGAACAAGCCGTCGGACTCATTCAAGGCGGCGTTGATCTTCTGCTGATCGAAACCTCGCAGGACATTCTCGAAGTCAAAGCCGCCATCACGGGCATTCATCAAGCCTTCAGCGAAACGAATGTCCACTTGCCGATCCAGGCTCAGGTCACGCTCGACACGACCGGTCGCATGCTGCTCGGCACCGACATCGACGCCGCGCTCACCATCCTCGAAGGCATGGGCATCGATGTCGTCGGTCTCAACTGCTCCACGGGTCCCGAACACATGCGCGAGCCGATCCGCTTTCTTGGTGAAAATTCCACGCTGCCTGTTTCGTGCATTCCCAACGCGGGCTTGCCGCTCAACGTCGATGGGCAGGCAGTCTATCCGCTTGAGCCCGAACCGTATGCGAATGACATGTACGAGTTCGTGACAAAGCACAACGTCTCGGTCGTCGGTGGATGCTGTGGCACGACGCCTGCCCATCTTAAATTACTGATTGACAAGCTGAATCAGACCCCTGCTCCCAAACGACCGCTTCAATCCACGCCCAAACTTGCTTCTGCCATGTCAGCCTTGGACATGCGCCAGGATCCTCCTCCCACCCTGCTTGGCGAGCGCTGCAACGCGCAGGGATCGCGCAAGTTCAAACGCCTCTTGCTCGAAGAAGATTACGATGGCATTCTCGACATTGCGCGTGAACAGGTGGCGGGCGGCGCACATGCGCTGGACATTTCCGTCGCCGTCACTGAGCGCGCGGACGAAGCTGAGCAGATGCGCAAGGTCATCAAGAAATTACAAATGGGCGTGGACGTTCCGCTCGTGATCGACACCACCGAGTTGGACGTGCTCGAAGTCGCCTTACAAACCGCGCCGGGGCGCTGTCTCATCAACTCGACGCATCTTGAGGCGGGACGTGAAAAAGCCGATAAAGTTTTCGCGCTTGCGAAGAAATACAATGCCGCCGTCATCGTGTTGACGATTGACGAAAACGGCATGGCAAAGACCGCCCAAAGCAAATACGAAGTTGCCAAACGCATTTACGACATCGCCGTAGACGACCACGGGCTCAAACCCGAAGACCTCGTCTTCGATGACCTGACCTTTACCCTCGCGACTGGCGACGTTGAATTTGTGGATTCCGCGAAGGAGACCATCGAAGGTATCCGCCTCATTAAGCAGAAATTACCCGGTGTAATGACCTCATTGGGTGTGAGCAATTTGTCCTTTGGTCTCGCGCCGCAAGCCCGCCCTCCGCTCAACTCGGTCATGCTTTATCACTGCGTGCAAGCCGGTTTGGACATGGCTATCGTCAACGCCGCGCACGTCAAACCCTATGCTGAGATCGACGCCGAAGAGCGCGAACTGTGCGAAGACTTGATCTTCAACCGCCGCGAAGACGCGCTTCAGCGTTTCATCGAACATTTTGAGAATGTTGAAGTCTCAGCAGATTCCAGCCTAGCCGACCCGACCGAAGGCATGACACCCGAACAGCGTCTGCATTGGAAAATCCTGCACCGCTTCAAGGATGGCGTCGAAGCGGATATTGACGAGATCATCAATCGTGAGACGACTAACACTAAACATGAAATCGCTGTCCACACTTTGAACAATGTCCTGCTGCCCGCCATGAAAGAAGTCGGTGACAAGTTCGGTGCGGGCGAGTTGATCCTGCCCTTCGTGTTGCAGTCTGCTGAAGTGATGAAGAAGACCGTCTCACACCTTGAGAACTATCTCGAAAAGGTCGAAGGTGTCAGCAAGGGATTGGTCGTGCTCGCCACCGTCTACGGCGATGTGCATGATATCGGCAAGAATCTGGTCAAGACCATTCTCGCCAACAACGGCTACGACGTGATCGATCTCGGCAAGCAAGTCCCTGCGGAGACGATCATCTCAAAAGCTGTTGAAGTCAACGCGACCGCCATTGGTTTGTCCGCGTTACTCGTGTCCACATCGAAGCAGATGCCGCTGATCGTGAACGAACTCCAGAGACGTAAACTCAACTTCCCGGTCCTGATTGGAGGCGCGGCAATTAATCGCCGTTTCGGTCGCCGCATCTACTTCACCGAGGATGGCGAAGCGTACGAGTCGGGCGTCTTCTACTGCAAGGATGCCTTTGAAGGATTGGAGACGATGGACAAGTTGATCGATCCAAAT from Anaerolineales bacterium includes:
- a CDS encoding NYN domain-containing protein gives rise to the protein MPYLIDGHNLIPKLGLRLDEPDDELELGRVLQDFARLKRHKVEVYFDGAPPGHAGTRNLGTVRAHFIRLGQTADSAIRARLNKMGKSAKNWVVVSSDREVQNAAKINQAQPMSSDEFVKLLRNTLASAPKTGTDEKTLSAREVDEWLDIFNRRK
- a CDS encoding OsmC family protein, with protein sequence MEMLIDFPGGLKVDAHFRGHTIGTDQPPADSAPMPFELFLASIGTCAGIYVLGFCKQRDLPTDGIRIIQRNHANPATGMMDNIELEIQVPPTFPEQYHAALIRSAELCKVKKTLEHPPTFDVKTVVTEAA
- a CDS encoding YkvA family protein; its protein translation is MSKNKTDITVTQQEGGVVRNILNQLKLIFRLMGDRRVSFFAKLIPVGTLIYLVSPVDAISIPVIGVVDDAALLWLGSYIFTELCPPEVVAEHMKSLTSNLQSGNDDDVVDAETTDVNE
- a CDS encoding PQQ-dependent sugar dehydrogenase is translated as MKPLWMVFLAFALLACGGANVDTAAPPTATPPSPPTAVPATQTESQPEPATSTSTQVPAVNEFPNPADYEWRLIASGLNYPLDIQPANDGSGRLFIVEKAGIIRIFQNDQIVNPPFLNITDRVNNSGFETGLLGLAFHPDYEQNGYFYVNYIGADGNTRVSRFSASGNSADPSSEKFLLGIEQPYQNHNGGGMSFGPDGYLYIGVGDGGSAGDPGKHGQDPKTLLATLVRIDVDNGDPYVIPADNPFGNEVWAFGLRNPWRFSFDRATGDLWIADVGQNRWEEINYLPAGSPGGANFGWSVMEGSQRFGGAQQPTMILPVAEYGREFGCSVTGGYVYRGALPEWNGVYFYGDYCSGNVWGLTLSNGQWQSQVLFEADVRITSFGQDESGEIYLVNDAGNMYVLVKK
- a CDS encoding ATP-binding cassette domain-containing protein, yielding MSNGFALQIKDLRVRRGGRLVLEANELNVKKGEVLAVVGPNGAGKSTLLLTFARLLKPEHGEIWFNGKQAAAESALHYRRRIGLVMQDPLLFDMSVHENVASGLKFRGVAKREIGPRVEKWLEQLGISHLAGRRANELSGGEGQRVSLARALVLDPELLLLDEPFSALDSPTRTRLIDDLGRILPENGVTTIFITHDLAEARKLGNRLAILLNGKLMQTGTPDQLASQTLDPSVADFLGI
- a CDS encoding ABC transporter permease, with the protein product MDTSFISEIFQITTLSLQISGIATGISLLMGLPLGTLLALGKFPGRSLLLSLINTGMGLPPVVVGLFVAMMLWRSGPFGDLRLIYTPSAIIIAQVIIAFPVVAGLTASSLQALDPRLQLQLRGLGASTPQMVWMLWREARMPLLAALMAGFGAVISEVGASMMVGGNIRFQTRVLTTAIVLETGKGQFDMAIGLSVLLLSITFAVNWALTVIQQRSLRRGD
- a CDS encoding substrate-binding domain-containing protein, with the protein product MKNTKLNLFVTLMLALALVATACASPAPTEAPPPEAPAATEVPVVEVPPTEAPTEVLPPANPNIILATTTSTQDSGLLDVLVPMFQEETGYVVQTIAVGTGAALKMGEEGNADVLLAHAPAAEKVLVDAGVVKDRFLVMHNDFVIVGPASDPAGIRGMNVVDAYKAIAETQSPFVTRGDDSGTHKAELALWKNAELDPATFSPDFYISSGQGMGPTLTIASEREGYTFTDRGTYLSLMSGLDLEILVEGDAVLLNIYHVMTVDPAMWPKVNYEGALAFAEFIIREDVQKIIGEFGVDKFGMPLFFPDAGRDPSELGLDD
- a CDS encoding substrate-binding domain-containing protein produces the protein MKTVSPLQSFDKIKLLADSRRMDILRLLMASPATLTHLARTLKRSPAWVRHHILALESADLIEISEVRRTGKVMEKFYRAKADALLLQEIVLPKGKKPSVIFSGSHDIALEGIAEHLSRHLNLLSLPVGSLDGLVNLRQGLCQISGSHLLDESGEYNIPFVKHLFPDRDVEIITLAYRTQGLILAAGNPKGIKKIADIAREDVRFVNRNAGSGTRIWLDAELRRQKLPVEKINGYGDQVKTHSEAARIIHENKADVSLGLQAAARRHGLEFIPLFEERYDLVLPQAEERELNPLLEYIQTSNFRQALAALTGYSTLHSGEQVY
- a CDS encoding nuclear transport factor 2 family protein; protein product: MHEDVLYIQQVIAKFANSFDVKDWNGLQACLTDSLFTDYSDLRGTPPQTVSAADYVKSRRESLDQLKLHHLASNYEIDFPDSGGATCRASMIVWRKSETEEFTSHCFYIFQLVKQKGEWKISGITQKVLWNEGKSSIHSDAK
- a CDS encoding GNAT family N-acetyltransferase, producing the protein MENAVVISIASAEDAPAIAKLNLLFNEVDESAEAIAARMSDPNCVETVILANVDDEAVGFALVRVVPSVLYAAPHAELTELYVLEEFRQRGIASRLIAFAEQIASQKGARSILVQTGDDNLSALALYKKHGYEEYDSVLKKRL
- a CDS encoding DNA-3-methyladenine glycosylase I, giving the protein MIDYTAVFERIESSLIIEGSKYLSTEIIRENLNRFKQIEGKKFLDNEFYLTIVDVIFYSGFRASTVNSKIDTIHKHFPDYEVVADYSESDINNILADKDMIRNRRKVESCVKNAKIFRTIIQKHGSFQKYIDEFEVHQSFENLFILKEELENRFSGLGKITVYHFLTDIGLPVLKPDRVICRIFERLGLISSREQYLEAIIQGRKFAEATGYPIRYIDIVFVAYGQVQSREFGIERGICLETNPSCHLCGAKKFCNYYSQQSVKSTAEF